A single window of Aspergillus oryzae RIB40 DNA, chromosome 8 DNA harbors:
- the farB1 gene encoding putative C6 transcription factor (Ctf1B) (predicted protein), giving the protein MTNLTASPSSSNMAENEAKGKRKASTAGLPANARPVKRRASKACCCCRARKVRCDVVENGSPCTNCRLDQVDCIVTESKRRKKSRVEVDNPNHQLSQSPAEAPEDGSLLRRLSECHGLSDVAPASPSQRSVDLDQGQHMPHLLYQSQVSRIGAGPERYRRRMAPNPAVPATMPLHHVTSQIQQLLDPSFANARSGGIILPDYIRGLPPRLQKEDIDYLAMKGALTVPDVGLRNELLKAYIHYVHTYMPLLDLEDFLQTIAQNDGIRRMSLLLFQAVMFAGTAFVDLKHLQAAGYSSRKAARKSFFQRARLLYDFDYEVDRISLVQSLLLMTYWYETPDDQKDTWHWMGVSLSLAHTIGLHRDPGNSRMDVRRQRMWKRIWWSTYTRDRLIALGMRRPMRVKDDDCDVPMLTLDDFEFHPFSPEIVSMVGNSEVLQNVSHQKELALMFIEKAKLCLCVSHVLSAQYSVLSHKFGGTMETTMMLVPKKSAAETFEVRRCDQELEDWLAHLPSEIQYAPMAPAKLTEAQEVLHSHRALLKMVYLTTSSALHRPQVLPAMPFPSTDAELQDISRNKVRFAAVEITNIAQDLHALDLTRYFPTTGVTVLLPAVIIHLLDIKSSDPNVRMVSLQRFYQCMRILQRLREIYASADFATSFLEAAIRKAGIQLTVAPQDVQSRNNCTFDSVRLNTLTPPPDSLAQKIPDLTYPKTSGTRLAGEAAEASGFASTPPPSDGSENGSTNNINPHYHQDAFAIPNLDSDLSISELMDLANDAEVTQNDFDALINFDDTGAELFAADDGLDLNGNPKGQGYGFNIGTMDNVPDLFGTESKGVGLTGLGNGQLHEDRTSTTLGANEAPRATELDGIADLEAELGLNL; this is encoded by the exons ATGACTAATCTCACTGCCTCGCCATCATCGAGTAACATGGCCGAGAACGAGGCCAAGGGGAAGCGAAAGGCTTCGACGGCGGGCCTCCCTGCCAATGCCCGGCCCGTAAAACGGAGGGCATCGAAGGCATGCTGTTGCTGCCGCGCTCGGAAAGTTCGTTGTGACGTGGTTGAAAATGGCTCTCCTTGTACGAATTGTCGCCTGGATCAAGTAGACTGCATTGTCACCGAgagcaagaggagaaa GAAATCACGTGTTGAGGTTgacaaccccaaccaccagCTCTCTCAATCGCCCGCGGAGGCTCCCGAAGACGGAAGTCTTCTACGGAGACTCAGTGAATGCCACGGGCTTTCGGATGTTGCCCCAGCGTCGCCTTCCCAGCGTTCCGTAGATCTGGACCAGGGGCAACATATGCCACATCTCCTCT ATCAGAGCCAAGTCAGCAGAATTGGTGCTGGGCCTGAAcgatatcgaagaagaatGGCGCCCAACCCTGCAGTGCCTGCCACCATGCCTTTGCATCACGTCACCTCGCAGATCCAGCAACTACTGGATCCTTCTTTCGCCAACGCCAGATCTGGAGGCATCATTTTGCCCGATTATATTCGAGGATTGCCACCTCGCTTGCAGAAGGAGGACATCGATTATCTGGCAATGAAAGGAGCCTTGACGGTGCCTGATGTGGGACTGCGGAATGAGCTGCTCAAAGCCTACATACATTATGTCCACACGTACATGCCCCTCTTAGATTTGGAGGACTTCCTGCAGACTATCGCGCAGAATGACGGAATTCGCCGGATGAGTCTTCTTTTATTTCAGGCCGTAATGTTTGCCGGTACTGCCTTCGTTGACCTGAAGCACCTTCAAGCCGCCGGATACTCAAGTCGGAAGGCAGCCCGAAAATCATTCTTTCAACGCGCCAGGCTTTTGTACGACTTCGACTATGAGGTGGATCGGATTTCGCTTGTACAGTCCCTGCTGTTGATGACCTACTGGTACGAAACCCCAGATGATCAGAAGGACACCTGGCATTGGATGGGTGTCAGCTTGTCTCTAGCACATACCATCGGTTTGCATCGTGACCCGGGTAATTCTCGGATGGATGTTCGACGCCAGCGAATGTGGAAGCGTATATGGTGGAGCACCTACACTCGTGATCGCCTAATTGCCCTGGGAATGAGACGTCCCATGCGtgtcaaggatgatgattgtgATGTTCCCATGTTAACCCTAGACGATTTCGAATTCCATCCCTTTTCACCGGAGATTGTCAGTATGGTGGGCAACTCGGAAGTTCTCCAAAACGTGAGCCATCAGAAAGAGCTCGCCCTCATGTTCATTGAGAAGGCGAAGCTATGTCTCTGTGTCAGCCACGTCCTTTCAGCACAATATTCCGTGCTCAGCCATAAGTTCGGTGGTACAATGGAAACGACTATGATGTTGGTTCCGAAGAAGTCGGCGGCAGAGACATTTGAGGTTCGGCGCTGCGATCAAGAGTTGGAAGATTGGCTGGCACATCTTCCGTCGGAGATTCAATACGCTCCTATGGCCCCAGCGAAGCTAACCGAGGCACAAGAAGTCCTGCATTCCCATAGAGCTCTCTTAAAGATGGTCTACTTGACCACGTCAAGCGCGTTACACCGTCCTCAAGTTCTTCCTGCCATGCCTTTTCCCTCCACGGACGCAGAGTTACAAGACATCTCTCGAAATAAGGTTCGATTTGCTGCGGTCGAGATCACAAACATCGCTCAAGACCTACACGCCTTGGATTTAACTCGCTATTTCCCTACGACCGGTGTGACCGTGCTCCTACCTGCAGTTatcattcatcttcttgatatcaagTCCAGTGACCCCAATGTCCGGATGGTTAGCCTTCAACGGTTTTACCAATGTATGCGTATTCTTCAGCGCCTGCGAGAGATCTACGCATCGGCCGACTTTGCCACGTCATTCTTGGAGGCCGCGATCCGCAAGGCCGGTATTCAACTCACAGTAGCACCGCAAGACGTACAATCACGAAACAATTGCACATTTGACTCCGTTCGATTGAATACATTGACGCCGCCTCCGGATTCCCTAGCACAGAAGATCCCCGACTTGACATACCCCAAAACCAGCGGCACCCGACTAGCTGGTGAAGCTGCAGAGGCCTCCGGATTCGCCTCTACGCCGCCACCCTCAGACGGAAGTGAAAATGGCAgcaccaacaacatcaacccaCACTACCATCAGGACGCTTTTGCAATTCCTAATCTAGACTCCGACCTAAGCATTAGCGAACTTATGGACTTGGCAAATGATGCGGAGGTGACTCAGAACGACTTCGACGCCTTGATCAACTTTGATGACACCGGTGCGGAATTGTTCGCTGCCGATGATGGTCTTGACCTCAATGGCAACCCGAAAGGCCAGGGATATGGTTTCAATATCGGCACAATGGACAACGTGCCGGACTTGTTCGGAACGGAGAGCAAAGGAGTTGGGTTGACCGGGTTAGGCAATGGGCAACTCCATGAGGATCGCACCTCGACAACGCTGGGCGCCAACGAGGCACCACGGGCCACCGAGCTTGATGGCATTGCCGATCTCGAAGCCGAACTTGGATTGAATCTATGA